The sequence GGGGAGCTGCTGGTACTGCCGGTATTGCGATGATGGGTATTGGTCAAGGCCTAGGTGTTCCAGCACCAATCACCGCTGGTGCTGTACTTTCGGGCTGTTACTTCGGTGACAAGATGTCTCCACTTTCTGATTCAGTGATTCTGGCTTCTTCAATGTCTGGTGTTGAAGTGGTTGAACACATCAAGGGCATGCTTCCAGTTGCGTTAATCAGCTACGTGATTACTGGCATCATGTTTACTGCGTTTGGTTTCCACTACGCGGGCAACGTTGACATGAGCCAAGTTGACTCTGTAATCAAAGCAATGGAAGTTCAGTTCTACATCACGCCTTACTCATTCGTTCCTGTATTGATCGTGCTTGGCCTATTGGCTTTCCGCATGCCGTCATTCCCAGTGATCAGTTTTGGTTCTCTGTTAGGTATTATCTGGGCAGTGATGATCCAAGAGATCGACTTCCTGACTGCATTTAACACAGCATGGGCACCGTTCTCTATCTCATCTGGCGTGGAGTTCATTGATTCGATTCTTAACCGTGGCGGCATGTCTTCAATGCTTGGTTCGGTTGCAGTTATCGTGTTTGGTTTAGGTTTCGGTGGCTTGCTGGATAAAGTAGGTGTGCTAGAGACGATTGCTAAAGTGTTTGAGCGCCGCGTAAACAGCGCAGGTTCACTAGCGACTAGCACCATTGGTACAGCTTTCATGGGTAACGTGTTTGGTTCAGCAATGTACGTATCGCTCATCCTTACACCAAAAATCTGTGCGAAGAACTACGACCGCTTAGGCTACAAACGTAAGAACCTTTCTCGTAACGCAGAGTTCGGCGGCACGTTAACGTCAGGTATGGTTCCTTGGAGTGATAACGGTATCTACATGGCGAGTATTCTGGGCGTTGCTACCCTGTCTTACGCACCGTTCATGTGGTTAAGCTTCATCTGTATCATCGTGACTATCGTGACATCTTACATGGGTTGGTTCGTTGATAAGTGCGAACCGACAGCGCCTGCGTTTGAAGCAGAAGAAGCGACAGAGTTAAGTAAGCAGCAAGCGTAAGTCATTAAACGTTAATGATTTAAATACAAAAAGAGCGCCCTAGAGCGCTCTTTTTTGATCTACTTAGTTACTGAAAATCACTCATTTACTTATTTGTTGGCAGTTCGTTTACCCAGCCAGTAACCGATGCCTAACGGTGCAAAGAATACTACCAAGATAAAGAGAATGAAGTAGATAATCACACTTTTGATTAACTCCATCAGCTTATCAATCGCAAGCACGACCACTTCTTGAGAAACACGGTCGAGATCTTGAGTGAACAACTCTCTTTCTGAAGTCACAATACCTGCAATCTCGATGCGCTCTTTCTCAATCATCTGTACTAGCGCTTCTCTCTCACGCGTCACCATTTTTTCCAATGCCACACGTTCATCGCTAAGCATCGCTAATTTTTGGTCTGTCTTATCGCTGAGGTCGTTTAGCAATGGCTGCATTTCTGTCGACATAATAGAAGCTAGCGTTTGCATGTACTCAGGATTGTTTTCGATGAAATCCTGCATGCTTGCTGATGTTTGACGAAGGCTTTCCAGCGTCATCGACAAGTCTTCACCCGTTAAAGAGCTGTTCAGAGCAACCAACTCGGCCTTCCACGTCATCAGTTTCGGCGTTT is a genomic window of Vibrio sp. FE10 containing:
- the nhaC gene encoding Na+/H+ antiporter NhaC, with amino-acid sequence MKQSKTRLPNLLQVIIALGLFLSLAFSFTAKLDLPIQLALYIGWFIIMVLGIRLGHEYKDLEKAALKGISNGLGAVLILLAVGALVGTWISGGIVPTIIYYGLKAIHPSIFLLATMIICSLTALATGTSWGAAGTAGIAMMGIGQGLGVPAPITAGAVLSGCYFGDKMSPLSDSVILASSMSGVEVVEHIKGMLPVALISYVITGIMFTAFGFHYAGNVDMSQVDSVIKAMEVQFYITPYSFVPVLIVLGLLAFRMPSFPVISFGSLLGIIWAVMIQEIDFLTAFNTAWAPFSISSGVEFIDSILNRGGMSSMLGSVAVIVFGLGFGGLLDKVGVLETIAKVFERRVNSAGSLATSTIGTAFMGNVFGSAMYVSLILTPKICAKNYDRLGYKRKNLSRNAEFGGTLTSGMVPWSDNGIYMASILGVATLSYAPFMWLSFICIIVTIVTSYMGWFVDKCEPTAPAFEAEEATELSKQQA